The genomic segment AGATTCAACTATCTGCTGTCTCACTTCAGCATCTGACACCCTCATCAGACATCCTGCCAACAGAAACACATCTCACACAGTCACTTCTGTCTGAGGAACAGAACTTTTTTAAACGACAAAAATCAGACAGCAAAGTCACAAATACAGGGAAGATAACATGGATGTTATGTTTGGCATTAAAAGGGTTGATGTTAATGGACATGGACAAATATCCTACTCAGacttgcattaaaaacaaaaggaaatgttaTTTTGACAGGAAGTAGAAgaattttttattcaaattttatgtaaatgtgaGCAGTAATTCAAGAGCTGCGAcatgcaaaaatataaaattttaactTTCGGTATAATTTAGTTCTGTACCCATGTGGGAGAGAAACTCTATGACGTCTCGTGCATAGGTCACCTCATCAGATGCTTTCTCCTTCAGGAAGGGAAGCCTGAGATGAAGCAGAGCATAACTGTGATATTTAAATGATTAGAGGACAGCAAAAGACTCAGAAAACAGTATGTTTCGTTGTGGAGTTTGATCTTTGGAGTTTCCTACCGACAAATTTTAAGTGCCTCATACAGAATGGGCACATACTCAGAGTGATCCTTCACTTTCTCGGCACAGATGTTGAGTATTTTGGCTATGCTCGTCAGCTCCTTCAACAGCTTGAAATAGCTTAAGACGTTTTAACATCTTGGGTTAGACTTTACTCATACACAGAGATAAATCCCAGAGGAGAAATGATGGGGCAACTGAGGTTATTTCTGAACAGGGAAAATGCTGACAGACACAGTGATTCGGCTGTAAATTGGAGCCTTGGGGACATTGTTTGACTCAGTGTTCAGGTTGCATAAGAGCAAATCTTTTTCCATCACTGAACCAAGGGACGTTAATTAGGAAAAAGTTGACAATCTGCCGCAGCGTGTGAACCTGAGAGATAATATTTATGTGAGATATGGTCTTTTGTCCACATCATCAAACTATGTCTGAACACTCAAGCAAAAACAAAGGATACAAAGCCAATTTGGCTTCTCTTCAGTAGTTTCTTCAGAACAAAAAGGTGCCTCTCCGTCAAGTTGGCCTTTAGTAAAaacaatatacagtataatTACAAAGAAGCTCTTTCTAACTCAAAAAGACTGATCATATTCAAGTTTAACTTACCGTCAAAGGATCTTCAAGAAGTCGAATCACCTTGCTGAGTTCAAGACTTTTACTACCGACCTGCTCAGAAAATGCTCCAATAAATTTACACTGCAGGACTAACTATTGCCGgactgttcatttttatttcttgaaggaaaatgtaaattaagAACAGGTTTGAACtctaaatgcaacaaaaactgattttcatttaCTTGATTAAGGTTTGATACTGATAACAATAAAGTTATTATCAGCTCTTCTCTTAGTTCTTGTCAGCCATTTTCCCTTTAATTTTGTATACTTATTTCAGTTCATGGTGATTTTATTCTACAGTTTCATCCGGAGGACTGAATCATAGAGTATAAAGTCAGAAGTGTTTACCTCCTGaatgtgttgtttcctgtttgctgGTCTTGGTCTGGTTACAGAAATATCCGTTTCTCTCTTGTGCACAACTGAATCCATTtgaataaaacaattaaaaacctttttctttgcttcactTCAGCACTTTCTTTAACATTTCCAAAACACTTTGTTCAACGGTTGACAGATGAAGCGACTCCtgaatcgttttttttttttttttttttacatttaaaaacgACTCCAGTTCACTTTAATCGGCAGCAAACGTCGACGGACGGACTCTAACGTAAGACACAAGTCGAATTAGTTTTGTTTTCGACTCTGAAAAGTGTAAATAAAGTGATTCCCGCATTTATTCCCGCATCTCCGCTTTAACTGCGAGTAACCGCGTTGCTATGGTTACCGCGTAGTACGGCGATCCGCGACGGTCAAACTTCATTCCCACACGAAACGCCCATTTCCTCTCAGAAACGGGAAGTGCggttttttttctggtgacAACGGCGCATTGACACTCCCCTTCTTCCACAACAATAAAAGGGGAGACGGGTTGAGTtacgtgtatatatatatttttttctaaataatctAAACCCGTGTCAGAAACGTACTGAAGCTCGGATACAAGCCGTTTAGGCCCGCTGAAGTCGCGCCGCGGGCGGCCGCCATGCTGTCGGACGCAGGTGAGTCTGTTTACAGAGCTGCTACATGCTAAATGTGACAGGCTGGCTCCGTTTGGCTGCAAAGGGTCGACGAGGAGCAAATTTTCCGCCACCCCGTTCACGTTTACGCACAAACTCACATCCGTCATGTGGTTGCTTCGTTTCGTTGGAGTTGTCGTTACTGTTTGTGTCCACACTGGACGTGATTGGAACCAATGAAAGGCCTCATCTGACCTCAGCTGGGCTGTATTGTTGTGTTAAGGaaacgttgttgttgttgtttagacTATTCTGGGAATGCTTCTGGTGCTCGGCGAGCCAGGAAGAGGAGCTCCGGGGACTCACCGGGGGACGGACAGGCCCTGCGCTCCTCGGGAAGGCAGATCAACGTCCGGGTGAAGCGGACCAACAACCCCCCACCTGGACAGGTGGGACCGGCTCTCCTTCACACTTTGATTTGTTTACTGCTCTTCATATCTATTTCCCACGGTTCTACACATTGATTCCCCGCCCCCTCCAGTGGAGCCTGACTGATTTTCACCAAACTCATTTtaaataactatatatatatatatatatatatgaatttaATTAGAAGGCTCTTGACACTTTCTTCCAGAGCAAAAGAAAagccacagacacagaggaggaagatgatcaGTCTGAGAAGAAGTACCGAAAGTGTGAGAAGGCTGGATGTTCTGCCACAtatcctgtttgttttgcaaGTGCATCTGACAGGTAGATTGTGAGCTGGTACAGCAGAAATGAGAGATTGACAGTCCGTACCGACTGACTGATCTTaattcctctgtctcttctcagGTGTGCTAAAAATGGATACACATCCCGCTGGTATCATCTCTCATGCGGTGAACATTTTTGCAATGAATGCTTTGATCACTACTATAGAAGGTAATGTTGACACAGCCGCTGATCCCATGACCTCAATACAGCAGGGGACCACGCCTTTGGGATAATCTATGTGTCTATCATTCACTCTTTTTATTGGGATAGATTACCATTATAAAGGcacttctgctttcttttttctccgtGACAGTCACAAAGATGGCTATGAGACCTTTGCATCATGGAAGAAAGTGTGGACTAGTAATGGGAAAAGTGAACCCAGTCTTAAAGCTTTCATGGCAGATCAACAGCTCCCATTCTGGGTATGAGCTTGTCTGGCTCCTGTTACACTGCTGACTGTGGTTTTTCCTCATGTCATGTATACAACAATGCTCATTGTCACACCTTCCTCTCAGGTTCAATGCACCAAGTCAGAATGTAGGAAGTGGCGGCAGCTAACCAAAGAGATCCAACTCACTGCTTCCCTCGCAGCAACCTATCGCTGCGGAATGAAGTTCAACAACATCAAGGTAAACAGGAAATTTAAGAACAAGCTATTCATTCAGTGATGTTTTGCTGCAATGGTAATCTTTTTTGTCTACAGAGTGAGGGCCCAGACCAGTGCTCCCAACCAGAGGACTTGGTAAGCTGATTATGTGTCAGCATCTGTTTTAGTATCCCAGCACTTATTCCACCATCAAATAGAATGCTTTAAGTGTGTCATTGAAAGATACTGCAAACATTGCATCCTCTTTAaccccaagctgttttattGCTACAGAGAGTGGCGGAGGTGACTGACAGCTGGTGGCATTCAATGCTGATTTTGCCACCTCTGTTCAAAGAGAGTCCAGCTAGCCCGTTCCTGGCTGCCTATTACCCCGACTGTGTGGGTATGAGTCCATCAGGCTCTTCCAGCAATGTGTCTCTGACTGAGCTGAGGGGAGATCACTGCAGAGCTGTTCAGCCACAAAGTAAGTCTGTGAGTGCAACACAAACTATATGGAGAAAGATTAAGTTGGACAAATGAAGCAGGGAGATTCTGGTCTCCCTTGTTGGAGCTACCTTACTCCATATGTTTTAAAGTGGCTTTGCATTACATCCTTCAGTTCCAGGCCTGTGTCCATACTTCCAGCCCTTCTACCAGCCCAATGAGTGTGGCAAGGCTCTGTGCGTGAGGCCAGATATGATGGAGCTGGATGAGCTTTATGAGTTTCCAGAATTTTCCCGTGATCCCACCATGTATTTGGCTTTGCGTAACCTTATTTTAGCCTCTTGGCACAAGAACTGCAAGGTATGCAGACGTAAGCCAAAAATTActctcaaacattttttttttttatctttgaacTAGGACTGAACAtccttcttgtgtttttctaccTCTGTAAGATGGCAAGCAGTGAAATAACGATTCTCTTTTATTAATGTAGGAGATGCTGACTGCTCAGAAATGTGCGCTGCACATCATTGTCCGGGGGTTGGTGCGTGTACGCTGTGTGCAGGAGATGGACCGAGTGCTGAACTTCATGACCAGGAAAGGTTTGATCAACACAGGTGTGCTGGCAGTCAAGCAGCCTCTCCTCCCCGAAAGATACCACTTTGTGAGTGACCTCACCTTCACCAAAACACAATTGCACAATCTACTTTTTAACAAAACTTTTTTGTCAATCATTAATTTAGTTAAGGTTCATGCTCCGCcaaacattttatctttttttttttttcagaagaacGTTATCGTCATCGGTGCTGGAGCTTCGGGGTTGGCTGCTGCACGGCAATTGCAAAACTTTGGCACTCAGGTTAAAATAATTGGAGCTTTcctgtcctttttatttcacCACATTTTCAGGTCACAGAGCTGACGTTTACACTCTTCATTTCCATTGGTTTCCAGGTGGTGGTGCTTGAGGCGAGGGAGAGAATTGGTGGCCGAGTGTGGGATGATACTTCTCTGGGCGTCACCGTAGGTCGCGGGGCTCAAATTGTCAATGGCTGTGTGAACAACCCCATCGCCCTGATGTGTGAACAGGTATGAATTCATTCACGTGACTTTATTAGCAACATCACATTAAAGTATTAAACTGATGTAGCTCAAGCTCTAAGCATCtgaaatttctgttttgttttgttttttttttccattctccTACTGCAGATGGGCGTCAAGATGCACAAGCTGGGGGAGCGCTGTGACCTCTTTCAGGAGGGAGGCCAGGTCACTGACCCGGCCATCGACAAACGCATGGATTTCCACTTTAATGCCATTTTGGATGTGGTGTCAGAATGGAGGAAGGACAAATCTCAGAGCCAGGACACGCCACTGGGAGGTGCTGAGCTGTTGTCACTAAACATGgcatcattgtttttaattaaaagtgttTGGTTCACTGCAGTTCAGTAAGGTCACTTTACAAATAGAACCAccagctttcatttttttgggTTCACATTTGGTGCTTTTGACGAGAAAAATACATATCAATGTATCATATCATATCAATCTGTCATAAATGATACATTCTGAAAATTGGCTATTGTGAAATatgttgaaatgtattttctattaattttatttctacAGAAAAAGTCCAGGAAGTGAAGAAGAACTTTCTGCAGGAGTCTGGGATCCAGTTTAGTGAGCTGGAAGAGAAAGTGCTTCAGTTTCATCTCAGCAACCTTGAGTATGCCTGTGGAAGCACGTTAGACCAGGTCTGGAAATCTCCAAACATAAAAGGGCTTCAAGATTTCTCTGCTGTGTCCAGGTCTGATGTGAATAATTCCTAGAGTGgttgtcatcacatttttaattgGACAGGAAGTCTGGGCTGGATTATTGTTAAGAACACTAAGTTTATGTCTCCCCATGTCGACTTACAAAGCATTCACCAAAGAGGTAGATAACAAAACTGCAAGCCTTTGTGGAGTTTCTGCAGTGGAAAATGACTTAGTGTTTGAGCTGTAGGGGAACGCTTTACAATAAATTAAACTATATTCAAGTACATTTACTATAACTTTGTTCAACAGGTATCAGCAAGATCCTGGGACCACAATGAGTTTTTTGCCCAGTTCTCAGGAGATCACACCCTACTCACCAAGGGCTACTCTGTTTTACTCCATAAACTAGCCGAGGGCCTCGATGTCCGCACCAAGTGTCCAGTTAGTTTTTCAGCTTTactttccccttttcctttaTCGTTGATCCATCTCATAGGGGAAAATTAAATGTACCTTTCAATTTTAGGTTCAAGCCATTGACTACTCAGGGGATGTTGTCAAAGTTACCTCCTCCAATGGGTCCCAGTGGACAGCACAAAAGGTAAAAACATGATATTAAGTGGTTTTATCACGTGGGCTCTTCACAATGATACTAGGTGATCTCTGTGAccctttcatcttttattttaatatcattttAGATTCTTGTCACAGTGCCGTTGACTTTACTTCAGAAGAACTTGATTCAGTTCACCCCTCCACTTCCTGAAAGGAAATTGAAAGCAATCCACAGTCTGGGAGCTGGTATCATAGAAAAGGTAAAACCTGTGTAAGTGTCAGTTTGCCAATTTTGTATCTGCAAGTGCAGGTTCCTTTTTGAAGTTACTTGTCTTTTCGATCTGCAGATTGCTCTCCAGTTCCCGTACAGATTCTGGGACAGCAAAATCCAAGGAGCGGACTACTTTGGTCACATTCCTCCAAGTCCCGATAAGAGAGGCATGTTCAGTGTCTTTTATGACATGGATCCCCAGGTTTGTTTCCCTCATTTCcctcaaaatacacaaacatcaTCTTGCTGCTCAGTTAAATACTGTCCTCACTGAAGTAAGAGACATTTCTGGCACAGAAAATAATTGTCTGTCTGATATTGTCCTCCGTGCTattttgtctttatgtgtttgtaGGGAAAGCAAGCGGTCCTCATGTCAGTTATCACTGGTGATGCTGTGCCTTCTGTTGGTGACATGGAGGACAAGGAAGTAGTCGAGGAATGCATGAAGGTTCTGCGTGAACTTTTCAAGGAACAGGTAATATTGTCAAGTTCTGCCAGGACCAATCACACTTTCACTGAAATTACTGAGTTGATgctgttgaaaaataaacagataggCATTGAATATATAgatctttaaatattttttagttAGTAATCTCACAAacttttaatgtaaataaatttaaGAAGATCTTAACTGGATTGATGTTAGTCATGATTAGCCCTGTGCCATCAGGGGTGATACTGTGGCGACTTTTGTAGAGATCATTGTTTTTGATTCTCACTTTAAAAGTGTGTTCGtatttacacccccccccccctcctgtccGGTCACCATTGGCAGGAGGTCCCAGAGCCGCTGCATTTCTTTGTCACACATTGGCGCAAAGACATATGGTCCCAGATGTCCTACAGTTTTGTGAAGACAGGGGGCAGTGGAGAGGCCTACGACATCCTTGCTGAGGATGTGCAGGGGAAAGTCTTCTTTGCTGGCGAGGTAACACCgctgttctctttttttgccctcattttgtattttgtaacaAAATAGTTAAAGCTGCAGTTTCCACAGGTCAATTAAACCTTCTCCACCTTCACCTGCTTTGTTatgactgttgtttgtttttaggccACCAACAGACATTTCCCACAGACTGTGACAGGAGCCTACCTCAGTGGGGTCAGAGAGGCCAGCAAAATGGCTGCTATGTAAACTGTTAGCCCTAGAGAACTCAAACACACCAGCATGGACCCACAGGTTGCCCTGAGCGATGGACCGTAAATCAACTTGTACTATGTTGCTGTAGTTGCTCCGCTTGAAATGACGTTTCACCAAACTGTGATGTATCTCATCAGCAAGATGCCGTTAGTCACTCTCCAAAAGTGGGGTGAGGTGGAGCTTTCCAAGGCCTGGCTCTACATATTTAATACAAGGGAGGTTTTATTTATATCAAAAATCTAATTGGCAATAAGATGCAACAAATCTCAATGGGAAGGAATAACTAATGGATAATGCCTATGCAGCTCTGCcctctctgtgtgatggacagCAGGATAATGTTTTATTGAGTTTGTTCGTAGTTTAATGATTGGTATACTTAGCACTTCTGCGATGAAGTGGTGTGGCGATAGGTGACATGAAACATTGGTAAACTCTGTTGTCTAATCATGAATGAAAAGGAATAATTTCACCTCCAGGGATCAAGTTTGAAGAgattatataataattgagaGTTTAACGATGTTTTATTCAATTgtattgaatttgaattacatTACATGTGACTGTGTTGGTACAAATGGTTAagtgaaaagaggaaagatATAGATGTGTACTGTTAGTCCTTCTGCAATAGCACTTTTGATTTACAACTATCTGatttaaaatagtaaaaaaatgaagaaaaaaattgataGCGTATGTGTCCATCTGAGTTTGATCAGAAATATTACCCCCTTACTTTCTCAGGGATTTGATCAGGATAACACCATCTATCAGAAAATCACTGAAGAAATTACTGTCACTGAATTGTGAAGATCATACAGAACCAACcaaaggagtaaaaaaaaaagaaaaaaaagaaaatacaacatGTCTGCATTACAACCTGAACAGTTTTGTTCCTGAGTTTAGGGGTCGAATAACAGCACAACAATGTCgtcattttctttattaatgtTGACTAATGATGCTTTACATGTAGAATCGTATCTCTGTGCAAATCAGCACAAAGATGGTCATGTCCCGTCTGTCTAATATTACAGTGCTTGAGTATTTATCTTGTATATGTGTAATAAACTGAGCTATGAACTGCCACTATCAGCTGATCAATTTTCCGTGTGGGTGTTTGGCGTCTTGTCATcctttaaatacatttccttCAATAGTTTTGAATGTTTGATTTACTTGTATTTGAActtccatttattatttattcttctACTCCACTACTATTCCAAATTTAATATTATCCTTCTTACTCACAGCTGCCGTTCCTACTAGTATTCATGGTAGAGATTAAGAATTTATAAGATATGATTTACTGCAATACATTTAACAACCCAGCAGTGTGAAGAAGTAGCTGAAAATTGCATGTTGGCATTGATCAGTTGGATATTT from the Echeneis naucrates chromosome 11, fEcheNa1.1, whole genome shotgun sequence genome contains:
- the kdm1b gene encoding lysine-specific histone demethylase 1B isoform X1; its protein translation is MLSDADYSGNASGARRARKRSSGDSPGDGQALRSSGRQINVRVKRTNNPPPGQSKRKATDTEEEDDQSEKKYRKCEKAGCSATYPVCFASASDRCAKNGYTSRWYHLSCGEHFCNECFDHYYRSHKDGYETFASWKKVWTSNGKSEPSLKAFMADQQLPFWVQCTKSECRKWRQLTKEIQLTASLAATYRCGMKFNNIKSEGPDQCSQPEDLRVAEVTDSWWHSMLILPPLFKESPASPFLAAYYPDCVGMSPSGSSSNVSLTELRGDHCRAVQPQIPGLCPYFQPFYQPNECGKALCVRPDMMELDELYEFPEFSRDPTMYLALRNLILASWHKNCKEMLTAQKCALHIIVRGLVRVRCVQEMDRVLNFMTRKGLINTGVLAVKQPLLPERYHFKNVIVIGAGASGLAAARQLQNFGTQVVVLEARERIGGRVWDDTSLGVTVGRGAQIVNGCVNNPIALMCEQMGVKMHKLGERCDLFQEGGQVTDPAIDKRMDFHFNAILDVVSEWRKDKSQSQDTPLGEKVQEVKKNFLQESGIQFSELEEKVLQFHLSNLEYACGSTLDQVSARSWDHNEFFAQFSGDHTLLTKGYSVLLHKLAEGLDVRTKCPVQAIDYSGDVVKVTSSNGSQWTAQKILVTVPLTLLQKNLIQFTPPLPERKLKAIHSLGAGIIEKIALQFPYRFWDSKIQGADYFGHIPPSPDKRGMFSVFYDMDPQGKQAVLMSVITGDAVPSVGDMEDKEVVEECMKVLRELFKEQEVPEPLHFFVTHWRKDIWSQMSYSFVKTGGSGEAYDILAEDVQGKVFFAGEATNRHFPQTVTGAYLSGVREASKMAAM
- the kdm1b gene encoding lysine-specific histone demethylase 1B isoform X2, coding for MLSDADYSGNASGARRARKRSSGDSPGDGQALRSSGRQINVRVKRTNNPPPGQSKRKATDTEEEDDQSEKKYRKCEKAGCSATYPVCFASASDRCAKNGYTSRWYHLSCGEHFCNECFDHYYRSHKDGYETFASWKKVWTSNGKSEPSLKAFMADQQLPFWVQCTKSECRKWRQLTKEIQLTASLAATYRCGMKFNNIKSEGPDQCSQPEDLRVAEVTDSWWHSMLILPPLFKESPASPFLAAYYPDCVGMSPSGSSSNVSLTELRGDHCRAVQPQIPGLCPYFQPFYQPNECGKALCVRPDMMELDELYEFPEFSRDPTMYLALRNLILASWHKNCKEMLTAQKCALHIIVRGLVRVRCVQEMDRVLNFMTRKGLINTGVLAVKQPLLPERYHFNVIVIGAGASGLAAARQLQNFGTQVVVLEARERIGGRVWDDTSLGVTVGRGAQIVNGCVNNPIALMCEQMGVKMHKLGERCDLFQEGGQVTDPAIDKRMDFHFNAILDVVSEWRKDKSQSQDTPLGEKVQEVKKNFLQESGIQFSELEEKVLQFHLSNLEYACGSTLDQVSARSWDHNEFFAQFSGDHTLLTKGYSVLLHKLAEGLDVRTKCPVQAIDYSGDVVKVTSSNGSQWTAQKILVTVPLTLLQKNLIQFTPPLPERKLKAIHSLGAGIIEKIALQFPYRFWDSKIQGADYFGHIPPSPDKRGMFSVFYDMDPQGKQAVLMSVITGDAVPSVGDMEDKEVVEECMKVLRELFKEQEVPEPLHFFVTHWRKDIWSQMSYSFVKTGGSGEAYDILAEDVQGKVFFAGEATNRHFPQTVTGAYLSGVREASKMAAM